The following are encoded together in the Monodelphis domestica isolate mMonDom1 chromosome 5, mMonDom1.pri, whole genome shotgun sequence genome:
- the LOC130454707 gene encoding olfactory receptor 8S1-like translates to MPDNLTTDPEFILLPFPSSLHIHYILGVLFLLIYILTLAGNLLIMAIIKMDSHLHTPMYFFLVNLSFFDLFYSSVMVPKLVQILLAKRKTVFFSGCIIQIGLMFFIASSEAFLLSAMAYDRYSAICNPLVYVTVMNKQFCIFLACGSCLLGVINSLLNTLPLLRLHFCGPFLIHHYSCEMPELLPLSCTDLFLNKMILFTTLVVFGFGCFFPIMFSYTRIISAILKISSASGRSKAFSTCSSHVIVVTLFFVTGIGRYLSPATGSILEQVISLQYSTVTPLLNPIIYSLKNVEVRIAIKKIWEKKSILSHSY, encoded by the coding sequence ATGCCAGATAATCTGACCACAGACCCAGAATTCATCCTTCTACCATTTCCCAGCAGCCTCCACATCCATTACATCCTAGGCGTTCTCTTCCTATTGATCTACATTCTCACCTTAGCTGGAAACCTTCTGATAATGGCAATCATCAAGATGGATTCTCACCTTCACACACCCATGTACTTCTTCTTGgtgaatttatctttttttgatctcttttaTTCCTCAGTCATGGTGCCAAAGTTGGTTCAAATACTCCTGGCCAAGAGGAAAACCGTCTTCTTCAGTGGGTGTATAATACAGATTGGACTAATGTTTTTCATTGCATCATCTGAAGCCTTTCTCCTCTCAGCCATGGCCTATGACCGCTACTCAGCCATCTGCAACCCTCTGGTTTATGTGACAGTCATGAACAAACAGTTCTGTATCTTTCTGGCCTGTGGTTCTTGTCTACTTGGGGTCATCAACTCCCTGCTCAACACTCTGCCTTTGCTGAGGCTGCATTTCTGTGGCCCCTTCCTCATCCACCACTACAGCTGTGAGATGCCTGAACTCTTACCTCTCTCCTGCACTGACCTCTTCCTGAACAAAATGATCTTGTTCACCACCTTGGTCGTCTTTGGATTTGGCTGCTTCTTCCCCATCATGTTTTCTTATACCCGAATCATCTCTGCCATCCTGAAGATCAGCTCAGCCTCAGGCAGAAGCAAAGCCTTTTCTACTTGCTCCTCCCATGTGATTGTAGTGACTTTGTTCTTCGTGACAGGTATTGGCCGATATCTGAGTCCTGCTACTGGCTCCATCCTGGAACAAGTCATCTCCCTGCAGTATAGCACTGTGACACCATTATTAAACCCCATCATCTATAGTTTGAAGAACGTGGAAGTCAGAATCGccattaaaaaaatatgggaaaagaaaagtatcCTCTCTCATTCTTATTGA